The Sediminispirochaeta smaragdinae DSM 11293 genome has a segment encoding these proteins:
- a CDS encoding basic amino acid ABC transporter substrate-binding protein translates to MKRIATLLTAIALVALLSVLSGCQEKNELVMGTNAAFPPFEYIGGADGNAVVGFDVEIAKAIAEKAGKTLRIEDMEFDSLLTALNADKIDFAIAGMTITDEREKSVDFSDPYYEATQAVIVRKADNPISTKDDLNGKKISVQLGTTGNEIAKEFTDDSNIVAFNTGFEAIMELKNGKVDAMIIDEQPAQNFIRQNSDLEIVSLDFDPEYYGIAVKEGKSSEELLPIINETLKELKANGTYDKLLSEYMK, encoded by the coding sequence ATGAAACGAATAGCCACATTGCTCACGGCAATTGCCCTAGTTGCCCTTCTTTCGGTTCTAAGCGGTTGCCAAGAGAAAAACGAGTTGGTAATGGGCACAAATGCCGCATTCCCTCCCTTCGAATATATCGGCGGAGCCGACGGAAACGCGGTAGTCGGTTTTGATGTGGAAATCGCCAAAGCCATTGCGGAAAAAGCAGGAAAAACCCTGCGCATAGAGGATATGGAGTTCGACAGCCTACTCACCGCCTTGAATGCGGATAAAATCGATTTTGCCATCGCCGGTATGACCATTACCGATGAACGTGAAAAAAGCGTCGACTTTTCAGATCCCTACTACGAAGCGACCCAGGCGGTTATTGTGCGCAAAGCGGATAATCCGATCTCCACAAAAGATGACCTCAATGGGAAAAAGATCAGCGTGCAGCTGGGAACCACCGGGAATGAGATTGCAAAGGAGTTCACCGACGACTCGAATATTGTCGCCTTCAATACCGGCTTTGAAGCGATTATGGAACTGAAAAACGGCAAGGTTGATGCAATGATCATCGACGAACAGCCTGCACAGAATTTCATTCGTCAGAATTCCGATCTTGAGATTGTTTCTCTCGATTTTGACCCGGAGTACTACGGAATCGCCGTCAAAGAGGGGAAAAGCAGTGAAGAACTCCTGCCGATCATCAACGAAACCCTAAAGGAACTCAAAGCGAACGGCACCTACGACAAGCTTCTTAGCGAATATATGAAATAG
- a CDS encoding NADH-ubiquinone oxidoreductase-F iron-sulfur binding region domain-containing protein, with product MLKLNLEAVGTAYDHTVSSLRMRIIICAGTGCLAGGSLNIFHAFKAEAQKHGVPLHVELKQEDNPEFLLSKSGCQGFCQVGPLVTIEPAGILYTKVTAEDVPEIFETTILSGKTVERLLYVNPADGKRCSGPSDIPFYVRQSRSVLASCGLIDPENIREYIYGGGYRAAMEAYTAHTPEELCTIFTDSGLRGRGGGGFPSGKKWALTLRQQADKKYLICNGDEGDPGAFMDRSILEGNPHSVVEGMMIAARAIGAEAGYVYVRAEYPLAVERIRKAIDAARELGLLGEDLFGTGACFDIKVMEGAGAFVCGEASAMVASIMGGRGMPRPKPPRTAEKGLWDKPTVVNNVETLATVPLVLRKGSKGYRTVGTSGSPGTKTFALTGHVANTGLIEVPFGTTLREIIFEIGGGVLDEKGNVDNDAFKAVQIGGPSGGCLTREHLDIPLDFDSLGGIGAMVGSGGLVVMNRSTCMVQVARFFMQFTQAESCGKCVPCREGTRQMLDLLDDIIEGRADESTIPLLESLCRTVARGSLCGLGKAAPSPVLSTLRYFRQEYESHVVDKRCPVGACKALSDFVIDESLCKGCTACAKACPVGAISGEKKAPHTIDTERCIRCGACMATCRFGAIRRGGAA from the coding sequence ATGCTGAAGCTTAATCTTGAAGCGGTCGGAACCGCTTACGACCATACTGTTTCTTCACTGCGGATGAGAATCATCATCTGTGCCGGTACCGGTTGTCTGGCAGGGGGAAGTTTGAATATATTCCATGCCTTTAAAGCGGAAGCCCAGAAACACGGGGTTCCGCTTCATGTTGAATTGAAGCAGGAAGATAATCCCGAGTTTCTTCTTTCAAAAAGCGGCTGCCAGGGGTTTTGTCAGGTAGGCCCCCTTGTTACCATCGAACCGGCCGGTATCCTCTATACAAAAGTTACTGCCGAAGATGTCCCTGAAATCTTTGAAACAACCATCCTTTCGGGGAAAACAGTGGAACGCTTGCTCTATGTCAATCCTGCCGATGGAAAGCGGTGTAGCGGTCCCTCGGATATTCCCTTCTATGTTCGCCAGTCCAGGAGCGTCCTTGCTTCCTGCGGGCTTATCGACCCCGAAAATATTCGCGAATATATCTACGGTGGTGGTTACCGTGCCGCCATGGAGGCCTACACAGCCCATACACCCGAGGAGTTGTGTACGATTTTCACCGACTCAGGTCTCAGAGGGCGCGGGGGCGGCGGTTTTCCCAGCGGAAAAAAATGGGCTTTGACCCTTCGCCAGCAAGCGGATAAAAAGTATCTAATCTGCAACGGCGACGAGGGGGATCCCGGAGCCTTCATGGACCGATCCATCCTTGAGGGGAATCCTCATTCGGTGGTCGAAGGGATGATGATAGCCGCCAGGGCCATCGGTGCCGAGGCAGGGTATGTCTATGTTCGTGCCGAATACCCCTTGGCGGTAGAGCGAATTCGCAAGGCTATTGATGCCGCGAGAGAGCTCGGCCTGCTTGGAGAGGATCTCTTTGGAACAGGTGCCTGTTTCGACATCAAGGTGATGGAGGGGGCAGGGGCCTTCGTTTGTGGTGAGGCAAGCGCCATGGTTGCAAGCATCATGGGGGGCAGGGGCATGCCCCGCCCAAAACCTCCCAGAACGGCGGAAAAAGGGCTTTGGGACAAGCCGACGGTGGTTAACAATGTGGAGACCCTTGCAACCGTTCCTCTTGTGCTTCGAAAAGGATCAAAGGGCTATCGAACGGTCGGTACCTCGGGGAGTCCGGGGACCAAAACCTTTGCCCTTACCGGCCATGTTGCCAATACCGGGCTCATCGAGGTCCCCTTTGGTACGACCCTCAGGGAGATCATCTTCGAAATCGGTGGCGGTGTTCTCGATGAAAAAGGAAATGTGGACAATGATGCCTTCAAGGCTGTTCAGATCGGGGGACCCTCCGGCGGATGTCTTACCAGAGAACATCTCGACATCCCCCTTGATTTTGATTCTCTGGGAGGTATTGGTGCAATGGTGGGAAGCGGCGGACTTGTGGTGATGAACCGTTCGACTTGTATGGTTCAGGTTGCCCGATTTTTCATGCAATTTACCCAGGCAGAGAGCTGCGGCAAATGTGTGCCCTGTCGGGAAGGTACCAGGCAGATGCTGGATCTTCTCGACGACATTATCGAGGGGAGGGCGGACGAATCCACCATTCCCCTCCTCGAGTCGCTCTGCAGAACCGTTGCCAGGGGAAGCCTGTGCGGACTTGGAAAAGCGGCCCCATCGCCGGTTCTTTCTACCCTCCGCTATTTTCGGCAGGAGTATGAAAGCCATGTTGTTGATAAGCGTTGTCCGGTGGGGGCCTGCAAGGCTCTGTCCGACTTTGTCATCGACGAATCATTATGTAAAGGATGCACCGCATGCGCAAAGGCGTGTCCCGTTGGAGCGATTTCAGGAGAAAAAAAGGCTCCCCACACTATCGATACTGAGCGCTGTATCAGGTGCGGCGCCTGTATGGCCACGTGCCGCTTCGGTGCGATCAGAAGAGGAGGTGCGGCGTGA
- a CDS encoding amino acid ABC transporter ATP-binding protein, with translation MIKIVNLHKSFGHLKVLRGINEEIKPGEVVSVIGPSGSGKSTFLRCINLLEEPTEGDIYIEGEKINDPGSDVNKLRRKVGMVFQQFNLFPHKDVMENICLAPVKLGLTSKQEAEKKARDLLLAVGLPDKDHVYPAQLSGGQKQRVAIARALAMNPDVMLFDEPTSALDPEMVGEVLDVMKHLAEDGMTMVVVTHEMGFAREVSDRVLFMDEGIIMEKRPPAELFDNPQNERTKLFLSKVL, from the coding sequence GTGATTAAAATCGTAAACCTCCACAAAAGCTTTGGACATCTTAAAGTATTGCGCGGCATCAATGAAGAGATCAAACCGGGAGAAGTGGTAAGCGTCATTGGGCCAAGCGGTTCCGGAAAAAGCACGTTTTTACGCTGCATCAACCTTCTGGAAGAGCCGACAGAAGGAGACATTTATATCGAAGGCGAAAAAATCAACGATCCGGGAAGCGACGTCAACAAACTGCGCCGCAAGGTTGGCATGGTATTTCAGCAGTTCAATCTTTTTCCCCACAAAGACGTGATGGAAAATATCTGCCTTGCCCCCGTCAAACTTGGTCTTACAAGCAAGCAGGAGGCGGAGAAAAAGGCAAGAGATCTGTTACTTGCAGTCGGCCTTCCCGATAAGGACCATGTCTATCCGGCCCAGCTTTCCGGTGGACAAAAACAAAGGGTGGCAATCGCTAGGGCCCTTGCCATGAATCCCGATGTCATGCTATTCGACGAACCCACAAGCGCCCTTGATCCGGAGATGGTAGGAGAAGTTCTGGATGTTATGAAGCATCTGGCCGAAGATGGCATGACCATGGTAGTTGTGACCCACGAGATGGGATTTGCCCGTGAAGTTAGCGACAGAGTCCTTTTCATGGACGAGGGTATTATCATGGAAAAGCGGCCTCCGGCGGAGTTGTTTGATAATCCACAGAATGAACGGACAAAACTTTTCCTGAGCAAGGTCCTATAG
- a CDS encoding [FeFe] hydrogenase, group A: MKGYIKVDGIEVPLEGEENLLQVIRKAGIEIPTFCYHSELSVYGACRLCIVDIEGKGIQASCSTPPRGGMVVRTNTAEVRETRRMTLELLLANHDRECPTCERSSDCVLRDLASRYGIDKVRFRKNREPRPLDTLSDALVRDPNKCVLCGDCVRYCHEIQGIGAIDFAFRGEHVQVTPAFGRSIGEVDCINCGQCAAVCPTGAIIPKSEINEVWNDLQDEKSKVVIQIAPAVRVALGEMFGLPPGEVVTGKMVRALRMMGFDRIYDTAFAADLTVVEEAAEFLKRSEAGEGPLFTSCCPAWVKYAEQSLPRQLPNLSSCMSPQSMMGSLLRHALPEELSIEPEHLKIVSVMPCTAKKFEKKRPELSRDGLPFVDHVITTRELGTMIRESGIMLDRLDADNFDLPFGFASHLGVGFGSSGGVAEAVLNYLDPEGCSGRIHWETVEDLSGVRKTTAVIGGKAFSVAVVQGIKSAAAIAKMVQSGEISLDLIEVMACPGGCAGGAGQPVDRTGEKRLARVKAVRSAAPAEGVRHAGVNPFVREVYTHMLGCDPGEGEAHRLFHTTYHSRKRIDGMDIRLTGPSGAEARTDRIPVKVCVGTSCFLRGSQKVLSKLLHAVEEEKLDRFYEVQATFCSEQCDKGPTVHIGDRVINRADGDQIVELLREMVATLSAEG, encoded by the coding sequence GTGAAAGGGTATATAAAGGTAGATGGTATTGAAGTCCCTCTGGAGGGTGAGGAAAACCTGCTTCAGGTTATCAGAAAGGCCGGAATCGAGATCCCCACCTTTTGTTATCATTCGGAGTTAAGTGTCTACGGGGCCTGTCGTCTCTGTATCGTCGATATTGAGGGAAAAGGAATTCAGGCCAGCTGCTCCACGCCTCCCCGGGGAGGAATGGTCGTACGAACCAATACGGCGGAGGTACGGGAGACTCGGCGCATGACCTTGGAGCTCCTCCTTGCCAATCACGACAGGGAGTGTCCCACCTGTGAGCGCTCTTCCGACTGCGTATTACGCGACCTTGCCAGCCGCTACGGCATCGATAAGGTTCGATTCAGGAAAAATCGGGAACCGCGGCCTTTGGACACGCTTTCTGATGCCCTTGTCCGGGATCCGAATAAGTGTGTGCTTTGTGGGGACTGCGTTCGCTATTGTCACGAGATTCAGGGCATCGGCGCCATCGACTTTGCCTTCCGCGGCGAGCATGTGCAGGTTACCCCTGCCTTCGGACGAAGTATCGGAGAGGTCGATTGTATCAACTGCGGTCAATGTGCTGCGGTCTGTCCCACCGGTGCCATTATTCCCAAATCGGAAATCAACGAGGTATGGAATGATCTCCAGGATGAAAAGAGCAAAGTAGTCATCCAGATCGCACCGGCGGTCCGGGTCGCCCTTGGCGAGATGTTTGGCCTGCCCCCAGGCGAGGTAGTAACCGGGAAGATGGTTCGTGCGTTGCGTATGATGGGCTTCGACCGGATCTACGACACTGCCTTTGCCGCCGATCTTACCGTTGTGGAAGAGGCTGCAGAGTTCTTAAAACGCTCGGAGGCGGGCGAGGGGCCGCTTTTTACCAGCTGCTGCCCTGCATGGGTTAAGTATGCGGAGCAGTCCCTTCCCCGGCAGCTGCCGAATCTCTCTTCCTGCATGAGCCCGCAGAGCATGATGGGCTCGCTGCTGAGGCATGCCCTGCCCGAAGAGCTTTCCATTGAGCCTGAACATCTGAAGATCGTTTCGGTCATGCCTTGTACCGCAAAAAAGTTTGAAAAGAAGCGGCCGGAACTTTCCCGGGACGGACTGCCCTTTGTCGACCATGTCATTACAACCAGGGAGCTCGGCACCATGATCCGTGAATCGGGGATCATGCTTGATCGTTTGGATGCAGATAATTTCGATCTTCCCTTTGGATTTGCCTCTCACCTGGGAGTGGGCTTCGGGTCCTCCGGCGGTGTTGCCGAGGCTGTACTGAACTACCTTGATCCCGAAGGCTGTTCCGGCCGGATACATTGGGAAACCGTGGAGGATCTTTCCGGCGTGAGAAAGACCACAGCCGTCATCGGCGGAAAAGCGTTTAGCGTTGCCGTTGTCCAGGGAATCAAAAGTGCTGCAGCCATTGCGAAGATGGTCCAATCCGGTGAGATATCCCTCGACCTCATCGAGGTGATGGCCTGCCCCGGTGGTTGCGCAGGCGGCGCCGGTCAGCCTGTAGACCGGACAGGAGAGAAACGCCTCGCCAGGGTGAAGGCTGTCCGTTCGGCAGCCCCTGCAGAGGGGGTCCGTCATGCTGGGGTTAACCCCTTCGTTCGTGAAGTATATACCCATATGCTTGGCTGTGATCCGGGAGAGGGAGAGGCTCATCGCCTCTTTCATACCACCTATCATAGTCGAAAGCGTATCGACGGAATGGATATCCGTCTTACCGGACCTTCCGGCGCAGAGGCCCGAACGGACCGCATTCCGGTAAAGGTATGCGTTGGGACCAGTTGCTTTCTACGCGGAAGCCAAAAGGTGCTTTCCAAACTTTTACATGCGGTTGAAGAGGAAAAGCTGGATCGCTTTTATGAGGTACAAGCGACCTTCTGCAGCGAACAGTGCGACAAAGGGCCGACGGTCCATATTGGTGATAGGGTGATCAATCGAGCGGATGGAGACCAGATTGTAGAGCTCTTGCGGGAAATGGTTGCCACGTTATCTGCGGAAGGGTAG
- a CDS encoding HD-GYP domain-containing protein, giving the protein MVSLLYEQEIPLICRRISDGKLKKVSFRALYDNNEVFWKQDKGWAFYVSEEHVQAMIDMLKELDGKKEKHYIAEHEAEAKNVGDLLNFGEAYESIASMDSEKRVSLIKQDREKLDTLLIEAPKENEKILEALADTARDAALANRSTILEAIHMGDEAARAYTQGIVDSTRAMVKSSTALIDNTIMQDELITSLVQRSNGTVVQHMTRVFLNGVAFLTYYNRRMLTSSLPNKIRINFDKQYKSYYQRLLPHLHPEDITLERVFHTGMQAISEAQLHTFATGFLIHDIGKAKDIEYHEGEAAYDRDTVVDHVRQGYLAVMHKTNYPREAGLITGYHHEYYGSPDGYGFYRALLANARKNNPKLKQDYCMSFTMEPMIKFNALAYFPAKVMEIVDVFDALTDPNRKYRKPLSSDEALDFMQRQFIDEELKLDPILFDLFRTFTKGKQPAS; this is encoded by the coding sequence ATGGTATCGTTATTATACGAGCAGGAAATTCCTCTCATTTGCCGTCGTATTTCGGATGGAAAGTTGAAGAAGGTCAGCTTTCGAGCGCTCTACGACAACAATGAAGTATTCTGGAAACAGGATAAAGGATGGGCATTCTATGTTTCGGAAGAGCATGTTCAGGCCATGATCGATATGCTCAAGGAGCTTGACGGCAAAAAGGAGAAGCACTACATAGCCGAACACGAAGCTGAAGCGAAGAACGTGGGAGATCTTCTGAACTTCGGCGAGGCATATGAAAGTATTGCCTCCATGGATAGCGAAAAGCGTGTCTCCCTTATAAAACAGGACAGGGAGAAACTCGATACGCTGCTGATCGAGGCTCCGAAAGAAAACGAAAAGATTCTTGAAGCGCTTGCCGATACGGCAAGAGATGCGGCGTTGGCAAACCGTTCCACGATTTTGGAAGCAATTCACATGGGAGACGAAGCGGCGAGAGCATACACCCAGGGGATTGTTGATTCCACCCGGGCGATGGTAAAAAGCTCAACCGCATTGATCGACAATACCATCATGCAGGACGAGTTGATTACCTCTCTGGTACAACGTTCAAATGGAACGGTAGTCCAGCACATGACAAGGGTGTTTCTAAATGGGGTCGCTTTTCTCACCTACTATAATCGCAGGATGCTCACCTCAAGCCTTCCGAATAAGATCAGGATCAACTTTGATAAGCAGTATAAGTCATATTATCAGCGTCTGTTGCCGCACCTTCACCCGGAAGATATCACCCTGGAACGGGTTTTCCATACCGGGATGCAAGCGATAAGCGAAGCACAGCTCCATACCTTCGCAACAGGATTCTTGATTCATGACATCGGCAAGGCAAAAGATATAGAATATCATGAGGGAGAGGCCGCCTACGACCGGGATACCGTTGTCGACCATGTCAGGCAGGGGTATCTCGCCGTTATGCATAAAACAAATTACCCCCGGGAAGCAGGATTGATCACCGGCTACCACCATGAATACTACGGTTCTCCCGACGGATATGGTTTTTACCGTGCTCTGCTGGCAAACGCACGAAAAAACAATCCAAAGTTGAAGCAGGATTACTGCATGTCCTTTACCATGGAGCCCATGATAAAATTCAATGCGCTTGCCTATTTTCCTGCAAAGGTGATGGAGATCGTTGATGTCTTCGACGCTCTCACGGATCCGAATAGAAAATATCGCAAGCCGCTTTCAAGCGATGAGGCCCTCGATTTTATGCAGAGGCAGTTTATCGATGAAGAGCTGAAGCTCGATCCCATCCTTTTTGATCTCTTTCGGACCTTTACAAAAGGAAAACAGCCGGCCTCCTGA
- a CDS encoding NADH-quinone oxidoreductase subunit NuoE family protein, which produces MNALTGDRTEAASFGVVCRILDLYDRDPGMIIPILQKVQEEYRYLPEEVLLFLATSLEISPARLYGIATFYSHFSLEPKGKHVIKVCDGTACHVKGSGALIETLRSMLALEKGIKTTSDMLFTLETVSCLGACGLAPVVVIDDTVHGQMTPDKVRALITKIREEEDAEA; this is translated from the coding sequence ATGAACGCCCTAACCGGAGATAGAACCGAAGCAGCCAGTTTTGGAGTCGTATGTCGGATTCTTGATCTCTACGACCGGGATCCGGGAATGATCATACCAATTCTTCAAAAGGTACAGGAGGAGTATCGCTACCTTCCCGAAGAGGTGCTGCTTTTTTTGGCGACGAGTCTGGAAATTTCTCCGGCCCGTCTTTACGGTATCGCTACCTTTTACAGCCATTTTTCTCTGGAGCCGAAGGGAAAGCATGTAATCAAGGTATGCGACGGAACCGCTTGTCATGTGAAGGGCTCCGGGGCGCTGATCGAAACCCTTCGTTCAATGCTTGCTCTTGAGAAGGGAATAAAAACCACTTCGGACATGCTGTTCACCCTTGAGACGGTGTCCTGCCTGGGTGCGTGTGGTTTAGCACCTGTGGTTGTGATAGATGATACGGTTCATGGACAAATGACTCCAGATAAGGTTCGCGCTCTCATCACGAAGATACGGGAGGAAGAAGATGCTGAAGCTTAA
- a CDS encoding amino acid ABC transporter permease — MESIRRTLFQTLWEGGPDGLHLLLNGLKVTIVVTLFAITAGVILGTLLALMRLSKNKVANIISKLYVEIIRGTPVLVQLLIIYFVIFRALDVDKTMASSLAFGINSGAYVAEIIRAGIQAVDKGQMEAARSLGLPHRLAMKEIILPQAIKNILPALGNEFIVLLKETSIIGFIGGNDLMRAGNKIRSITYEATVPLFATAVIYLIITLSLSHLLNRYERRLHSSD; from the coding sequence ATGGAAAGTATTAGAAGAACCCTTTTTCAGACCCTCTGGGAAGGGGGGCCGGATGGATTGCATCTGCTGCTGAACGGACTCAAGGTCACCATTGTGGTGACCTTGTTTGCCATTACAGCGGGTGTCATTCTCGGAACGCTCCTCGCTCTCATGCGACTAAGCAAAAACAAGGTCGCAAATATCATTAGCAAGCTCTACGTTGAAATCATCAGAGGAACACCGGTCCTGGTCCAGCTGTTGATTATCTACTTCGTCATTTTTCGGGCCCTTGATGTGGATAAGACGATGGCCAGTAGCCTGGCTTTCGGCATCAACAGCGGTGCCTATGTCGCTGAGATCATTCGAGCAGGGATACAGGCTGTTGACAAAGGGCAGATGGAAGCCGCCCGATCCTTAGGCTTGCCCCACAGACTGGCGATGAAAGAAATCATCCTGCCACAAGCTATTAAAAATATTTTACCGGCTCTGGGCAACGAGTTTATCGTCCTTCTCAAGGAGACCAGTATCATCGGTTTCATTGGGGGAAACGACCTGATGCGAGCGGGAAACAAAATCAGAAGTATCACCTATGAGGCAACAGTTCCTCTCTTTGCCACGGCGGTCATATACCTCATCATTACCCTTTCTCTTTCTCATCTCCTGAACCGTTACGAAAGGAGGCTGCACTCCAGTGATTAA
- a CDS encoding transporter substrate-binding domain-containing protein: protein MARIMLTVLVSAFFFFTPLPLFSDHSQAFTQPLIARGDYDYPPFEYLDKKGHPTGFNIDLLNAIAEEMNLSVVIDLGLWSQVRNELTAGEVDLITGMYQTEARQKVFDFSSPHNVVSHALYVKRGSSIQTLDELKGCVVYVESGDVMHDYLRERIPEAFIVKVKSYRDALVALNSDLQVDAVLTSRIQGERIREEEKLNNIITVGPPFYPRKYCFAVQKGNSNLLAVLNDGITILRENGTYDRLYEKWFGKIIPGMSNTVSRRMILIVVIAIAVGGVITFTWIWSLKRSVRQKTAQLKKELTERKRMEWRFRSVFEGVPVSIWEEDISTIRERIRMLREEGISDFSVYVNEHPEIIDWMVQNIKIVDVNPATLAMHNATSKEQLIGSFAKVETRHIKNFLRTEFLAIAEGQEYIRAETKSVTFSGEEKIFLTTIFIPRTGSGAYSHMLVSMVDITEIKKTEKKLAKSLEEKEVLLKELHHRVKNNMQMMSSLINLQSRSVEDRALSQVIRVSENRIRAMALVHELLYQTDDFTSIELGFYLRSLVRNLMDSFRDEHKGNIRFDFSGSEINVTIDTAIPCGLIVNELVSNSLEHAFPNGRTGTIKLKTLATGGFIMIEISDDGCGIAEGPRKKKTMGLDIVQALVQQLRGTIDRVSFKGGGTKHTLRIRPHEDQ from the coding sequence GTGGCTCGGATCATGCTGACCGTCCTTGTGTCAGCCTTTTTTTTCTTTACACCGTTGCCTCTGTTTAGTGATCATAGCCAAGCCTTTACCCAACCATTGATAGCCAGAGGTGATTATGATTATCCACCTTTTGAGTACCTCGATAAAAAAGGACATCCTACAGGCTTTAACATTGACCTCCTGAACGCCATTGCAGAAGAGATGAACCTCTCGGTAGTGATCGATCTCGGATTGTGGAGTCAGGTGCGAAACGAGCTTACCGCAGGTGAGGTCGATTTGATTACCGGCATGTATCAGACGGAGGCACGTCAAAAGGTTTTTGACTTTTCTTCCCCCCATAACGTAGTGAGCCATGCACTTTATGTAAAACGGGGAAGCTCAATTCAAACACTCGATGAACTTAAGGGATGTGTTGTCTACGTGGAGTCCGGAGATGTCATGCATGACTATCTTCGAGAGCGGATACCAGAAGCCTTCATCGTTAAGGTAAAAAGCTATCGAGATGCACTTGTTGCGCTCAACAGCGATCTACAGGTTGATGCAGTCCTTACGAGTAGAATACAAGGCGAACGTATTAGAGAAGAAGAAAAGCTTAACAACATAATCACCGTCGGTCCGCCCTTCTATCCACGAAAGTACTGTTTTGCCGTACAAAAGGGAAACAGCAATCTCCTGGCCGTCCTCAACGACGGTATAACAATTCTCCGAGAGAACGGAACATACGACAGACTTTACGAAAAATGGTTCGGCAAGATTATCCCAGGTATGTCCAACACCGTAAGCCGTCGCATGATTCTCATCGTTGTTATCGCCATCGCAGTAGGTGGGGTAATTACTTTTACATGGATATGGAGTTTGAAAAGGAGCGTTCGTCAGAAAACGGCTCAACTGAAAAAGGAACTCACCGAAAGGAAGCGAATGGAATGGCGTTTTCGCAGCGTCTTTGAGGGGGTACCTGTTTCGATTTGGGAAGAGGATATATCCACCATACGAGAACGGATACGAATGCTACGAGAGGAAGGAATTAGTGATTTCAGCGTTTATGTGAACGAACACCCTGAAATAATCGACTGGATGGTGCAGAACATAAAGATCGTGGATGTAAATCCGGCAACACTTGCTATGCATAACGCCACATCAAAAGAGCAGTTGATCGGTTCCTTTGCCAAGGTTGAAACCCGCCATATAAAAAACTTTTTACGGACGGAATTTCTGGCAATTGCGGAAGGGCAAGAATATATCCGAGCGGAAACGAAAAGTGTCACCTTTTCGGGGGAAGAAAAGATATTTCTCACCACCATATTCATCCCCCGCACAGGCTCGGGGGCGTATTCCCATATGCTTGTCAGCATGGTGGATATCACCGAAATCAAAAAGACGGAGAAAAAGCTTGCAAAATCCCTTGAAGAAAAAGAGGTTTTGCTGAAAGAACTACATCACCGCGTCAAAAATAATATGCAGATGATGTCCAGCCTCATTAATCTCCAAAGCCGATCTGTCGAAGATAGAGCATTGTCTCAAGTGATCAGAGTCAGCGAAAACAGGATCAGGGCAATGGCCCTCGTCCACGAGCTGCTTTACCAAACCGACGACTTTACCTCCATCGAGCTTGGTTTTTATCTGAGAAGCCTGGTCAGAAACCTTATGGATTCTTTTCGCGACGAGCATAAGGGCAACATTAGGTTTGATTTTTCAGGGAGTGAGATAAACGTGACCATTGATACGGCAATCCCCTGCGGTCTTATTGTAAATGAGCTTGTCAGCAATTCACTGGAACACGCCTTTCCAAACGGGAGGACGGGAACAATCAAGCTGAAAACCCTCGCCACAGGTGGTTTTATCATGATAGAGATATCGGACGACGGCTGCGGTATTGCGGAAGGGCCTCGGAAAAAGAAAACAATGGGCCTGGACATAGTCCAGGCACTTGTTCAGCAGCTCAGAGGAACGATAGATAGGGTCTCATTCAAAGGTGGGGGAACAAAGCACACATTGAGGATCAGACCTCACGAAGATCAATGA